The genome window ACCTGCTTGCAATCGGGGAGCCTTCGTTTGAGGAGCAAGGCAGGGTACGGGCAATGGTCCAAATCGCAGACAAGCCAGAGCCGGTTTTCTACCAACGCGGCACAAACAACGCCGTGAGGATGCTGACATCAAGGGACCTGCAAAGGTTAAATACCCTGGAGCAGCGAAAACTCAGGAAAGTCATTGCGCCCCTTGACAGGAAGACTTTTGTGCAGGCAACCGGAGCCTCAGAAACAGAGCTTCTCGGGGACATCAAGCACGACCCCTACGGAGGGCACCCGGAAATAGGCCTTGCACCCTACACGCGCGTTGTGCCTGGGGCAGTGCACGAGGCGCATGAGGGGATACTTTTCATTGATGAGCTTTCCACACTTGGGCACCTGCAGCGCTACCTGCTCACCGCGATGCAGGAAAAAAGGTTCCCGATAAGTGCTAGGAATGCGTCAAGCACGGGGGCTTGCGTCAAGGTGGAAAATGTCCCCTGCGACTTCATCTTTGTAACCGCAGTCAACATAAATGACATGGGGCTCATTCTCCCACAGCTTCGCTCAAGGATAGTCGGCAGCGGCTATGAGCTTTTGCTCCAAACACACATGGCTGCAACAGAAGCCAACAAGCAAAAGCTCTTCCAGTTTGTGGCTCAGGAAATCGCAAAGGACGGGCACATTCCGCATGCAAGCCTGGAGGCTTGCGAAGCCCTGGCACTTGAAGCAAAAAAAAGGGCAGGCCAGCCAAACGCATACACGCTGAGGCTTCGGGGGCTTTCCGGCCTTGTAAAGGCGGCAGGCGACCTTGCTGCAATGGATGGGGCAAGCCTTTTCGACTCTTCTCATGTAAAGGCCGCGCTTGCAAAATCAAAGTCCATTGAGCAGCAGCTTGGGGAAAAATACGACGGCTCCTGGTGGAAGGCAGGCATGGCGGACTTCGGCGCAAGCACGGGCCCAACAAAAAGCGGCCATGAAAATGAAATAGCCTGATTTCAATGCGCGACTTTTTTGCCGCCCAGGGCCTGCTTTATTGCAAGTGCAAGCCCTGCCGCCATTAGAAAGCCCGTTGCAGCAAATACCACAAGACCCATCGCGCCAATTGCGTCAAATCCACCTTCCTCTCCCTCTTCCTTGCCGACCTCTTCGTTGCCTGCCTTTGCGCCTGCGTTGGCGGCTTTCTTGCCGTCTGCTCCTTCAACCAAGCCGCCTTCCGTTTTCTGGGCATCTTTTTTGCCGCCGGAGGCGAATGCAAATCCTGCAAAAAGAATCGCTATTGCAAGAAGTGCAATAATCGCAAGTGCGGGTTTTTGAAATCTCATCCCATATAGCATAAAAAATCACCTTTAATTTTATTAATTATTAAATTATCAATCCATATTTCATTTTCGTTCTTTATACTTTTGGCTCCTGCTGCGTCACGCAGTGTATGCCCCCATAGCCATAAACAAGCTCCTTTGCCTGGATTGGCACAACTTCGTGCTTTGGAAAGCATGTTTGCAATGTTTCCTGTGCCGCCTTGTCCTTCCTGTCACCAAAAACTGGAAGCAGCACAATCCCGTTTGCCATGTAAAAATTCGCATAGCTTGCAGGAAGCCGCCTGTTCTCCACTGGGTCTATTATCGCGGCTGGCATGGGCAGTTTTATTGTCTCAAAGCGCTTGCAAAGCGATGAGTATGCGGCCGCAAGGGGCTTGCGGTTTGCATCCGCCTTGTTTTCTTCGTATGCGCAAACGACCGTCTCCTTGCCGACAAAACGGGCAAAATCATCCACGTGCCCGTCCGTGTCATCACCTGCTATTCCATCTTTTAGCCAAATGACCTCATCCACGCCTAAATTGTTTTTCAAATGCCCTTCTATCTGTGTCCTTCCCAGTTTTGGATTTCTATTTTTGTTCAAAAGGCATTGCTCGGTAACAAGCACCGTTCCCTGGCCGTTAACCTCAATTGAGCCGCCTTCCATGACTATGTTTGGCCTGAAAACCTGCAATCCTGCCGCCTCCTGCAACTTTGCGATTTGCTCCCCTGCTGCGTTGTCAGGCAACAAGTCATCGTATTTTTCGCCCCATGCGTTGAATATCCATTTCACCGCAGCCTTTGCGCCAGCAGTTCCAACGGTCTTTCCAGCGCCGTTTTCATTTTCCGACAAGTTTTTTCTTTTCAAAAGAAAAGTCAGCCCATAGTCGCGCATCCAGACGTCGGCGCTTTTGATGTTGTAAAAAACCAGATTCCTGCAAGCAACTCCATTTGCATGCAAAATGCTTCTAACCCTCTGCTCTTCCTGTGAGTTATCCACAAGTATCTTTACCGCTTCCCCATCCTGCAGCGCCCCAACCATCTGGCAGTAGATTTTCTCCACTGCATCAATTATGTCAGATGGAAAAGTAAGCGGGTTTTTCGGCCAGGAAAGCCATGTTGCTTCATGGGCCGTCCACTCCGCTGGCATGAAGTAGCCCTGCTTCTTTGGCGTAGAATCAACCATGCAAATCTAGCCCTTTGCGCTCTCAAGTATCTTTTTGTACTGGTCAGGCCGCCTGCACTTCATAAAGCGCCAGCCTTCCCGCACCTTTTCACTGTGCGACAAATCAACCTTGACGACCATTGCCTCTTCTTTGCCGCCCGCCCTTGCAAGCGTTTTTCCAAATGCGTCACAGACAAACGAGCCGCCCCAAAAATCCATCCTGCCCTCGCTGCCGCACCTGTTC of Candidatus Parvarchaeota archaeon contains these proteins:
- a CDS encoding AAA family ATPase, producing the protein MAEWSTSQIPLPKNPLEMVIGQQEVVKTASLVARQRRHLFLVGPPGTGKSMIAQAIASLLEPPKFEISVVHDHANPDKPIVELRTREQARETPAQQPQIGKLVPPSAVPIYVSEKLGFRCRHCGQLSGCNQPSCPRCGFEKYLSDSSLFDDLLAIGEPSFEEQGRVRAMVQIADKPEPVFYQRGTNNAVRMLTSRDLQRLNTLEQRKLRKVIAPLDRKTFVQATGASETELLGDIKHDPYGGHPEIGLAPYTRVVPGAVHEAHEGILFIDELSTLGHLQRYLLTAMQEKRFPISARNASSTGACVKVENVPCDFIFVTAVNINDMGLILPQLRSRIVGSGYELLLQTHMAATEANKQKLFQFVAQEIAKDGHIPHASLEACEALALEAKKRAGQPNAYTLRLRGLSGLVKAAGDLAAMDGASLFDSSHVKAALAKSKSIEQQLGEKYDGSWWKAGMADFGASTGPTKSGHENEIA